A genomic region of Cotesia glomerata isolate CgM1 linkage group LG9, MPM_Cglom_v2.3, whole genome shotgun sequence contains the following coding sequences:
- the LOC123271486 gene encoding chitooligosaccharidolytic beta-N-acetylglucosaminidase-like, producing the protein MYRLLIFFVLQTWVQSQVYKSPWHFKCANGRCNKYEITPEVSSPKSLKACQLLCGDVGALWPKPTGPYSLGTSIEIINPRRITLRLTNPKSKVGKLLIRKVKDFRVNFKKLEAKSSTSSSVGLHIIITGLTNDDDAALTLGTNEGYTLNIRPENSSFISVAISGETYFGVRNALETLSQLIAFNDLTNEYQMLTTVSITDAPVYPYRGILLDTSRNYIDKKTILKTLEAMGMSKLNTFHWHIIDSPSFPYESRTWPNMSRYGAYSPEKVYTANDVKEIVEAGIFHGVRVIPELDAPAHVGEGWQWLGKDSVVCFGAEPYGDYCAGPPCGSLNPTSEKVYEVLQGLYKDMLEEFKPEIFHMGGDEVKLSCWRSSESIKEWMRQKNWGTSKDDFMKLWSHFQTRAYEKLQIANGGKDIKAVLWTSTLTDDSYLKHLDPQNYILQIWTDVKDRTIKRLLDNKFQVIFSNYDALYLDCGFGGWIGAGENWCSPYKNWQKFYDNSPLQIARSQGVESKKYLILGGEAALWTEIAGSASVDNRLWPRSAAMAERLWAEPGSGWKAAEQRLILHRERLVKRGIFSDTTEPEWCQQNQGHCN; encoded by the exons ATGTATcgtttgctaatttttttcgttttgcAAACTTGGGTCCAGTCTCAAGTCTACAA ATCACCATGGCACTTCAAATGTGCAAATGGCCGCTGcaataaatatgaaataacACCAGAAGTAAGCTCGCCAAAATCTTTGAAAGCATGTCAACTACTTTGCGGCGACGTAGGTGCATTGTGGCCAAAACCAACAGGTCCATATTCCCTCGGCACTTCGATAGAAATCATAAACCCCAGAAGAATCACACTACGTTTGACTAATCCAAAATCTAAAGTCGGAAAATTGCTCATACGCAAGGTTAAGGATTTCAGAGTAAACTTCAAGAAGCTTGAAGCGAAGTCATCCACTTCTAGTAGCGTCGGACTTCATATCATCATCACTGGCTTAACGAACGACGATGATGCTGCTTTGACCCTTGGCACCAACGAAGGTTACACGTTGAACATACGGCCGGAAAACTCTTCGTTTATTTCCGTAGCGATCAGCGGAGAAACTTACTTTGGAGTGCGCAATGCTCTGGAGACGCTGTCGCAGTTGATAGCTTTCAACGACTTAACCAACGAATACCAGATGCTAACAACTGTTTCGATCACCGACGCTCCTGTTTATCCGTATCGCGGAATCTTATTAGACACCAGCCGCAATTACATAGACAAGAAAACCATATTGAAGACACTGGAAGCGATGGGGATGTCCAAATTGAACACATTCCACTGGCATATAATAGACTCCCCAAGTTTTCCTTACGAGAGTCGCACATGGCCGAACATGTCCCGATACGGAGCCTATTCGCCTGAAAAAGTCTACACTGCTAACGATGTAAAAGAAATTGTTGAAGCTGGTATTTTTCATGGTGTGCGAGTGATTCCAGAGTTGGATGCACCAGCTCATGTGGGTGAAGGCTGGCAGTGGCTTGGTAAAGATTCTGTTGTCTGCTTTGGCGCCGAACCTTATGGTGATTACTGTGCAGGACCTCCGTGTGGCAGTTTGAATCCTACTAGTGAGAAGGTCTACGAAGTGCTCCAGGGACTCTACAAAGATATGCTGGAAGAATTCAAGCCTGAAATTTTCCATATGGGTGGAGATGAAGTTAAACTTAGTTGTTGGCGGTCATCAGAGTCTATTAAAGAATGGATGAGACAGAAGAATTGGGGCACGTCCAAAGATGATTTTATGAAACTTTGGAGTCACTTTCAGACCCGagcttatgaaaaattacaaattgcTAATGGCGGAAAGGATATAAAGGCTGTTTTATGGACGAGTACGCTTACGGATGATAGTTACTTGAAACACTTGGATCCTCAAAACTATATTCTACAGATATGGACAGATGTCAAAGATAGGACGATCAAAAGATTATTGGACAAcaaatttcaagttattttttcaaattatgacGCACTTTATCTCGATTGcgg CTTCGGGGGTTGGATTGGAGCCGGAGAGAATTGGTGTTCACCCTACAAAAATTGGCAGAAATTTTACGATAACTCACCTCTACAAATCGCTCGAAGCCAAGGAGTTGAGAGCAAGAAATATCTGATTCTtg GAGGTGAAGCTGCCCTTTGGACAGAAATTGCAGGCAGTGCGTCAGTGGACAATCGTCTGTGGCCTAGATCAGCCGCAATGGCTGAAAGATTGTGGGCTGAGCCAGGTTCAGGTTGGAAGGCTGCTGAGCAACGATTGATTCTTCATCGTGAACGATTAGTTAAGAGAGGAATTTTCTCTGATACTACTGAACCTGAATGGTGTCAGCAGAATCAAGGTCactgtaattaa